A single region of the Blattabacterium sp. (Cryptocercus kyebangensis) genome encodes:
- the rpsU gene encoding 30S ribosomal protein S21 has product MVLITTVREGESIDKALKKCKKKFDKTRILKDFREKQQYIKPSEGRRNEILRAIYRERMRLKREE; this is encoded by the coding sequence ATGGTATTAATTACGACAGTTAGAGAAGGAGAATCTATTGATAAAGCTCTAAAAAAATGCAAAAAAAAATTTGATAAAACTCGTATTTTAAAGGATTTTAGAGAAAAACAACAATATATAAAACCTTCTGAAGGAAGAAGAAATGAAATATTACGAGCTATATATAGAGAGAGAATGAGATTAAAAAGAGAAGAATGA
- a CDS encoding shikimate dehydrogenase family protein has protein sequence MIKCSSFSKKKNHKYIFGLIGKGISYSFSKKFFLKKFKKESILKVTYEIFDIPNIEEVLSIFNNPYLKGCNITIPYKKSIISFITELMPEAKIIGSVNVVKIDKEKNRIGYNTDILGFELSFKKDINKLSYKNPKALILGTGGVSSSISFILNKLGIYHKYVSRKKNKDFFGYEEINQDLLENYKIIINCTPLGTYPKINLCPSLPYEYISSHHYLYDLVYNPPKTLFLKKGEEKGAMIRNGLEMFRIQAEESWKIWNS, from the coding sequence ATGATAAAATGTAGTAGTTTTTCTAAAAAAAAAAACCATAAATATATTTTTGGATTGATTGGAAAAGGAATTAGTTATTCTTTTTCAAAGAAATTTTTTCTAAAAAAATTTAAAAAAGAATCTATTCTTAAAGTTACTTATGAAATATTCGATATTCCAAATATAGAGGAAGTTTTATCTATTTTTAATAATCCTTATTTAAAAGGATGCAATATTACTATTCCATATAAAAAAAGCATCATTTCTTTTATTACTGAATTAATGCCAGAAGCAAAAATTATTGGATCTGTAAATGTTGTAAAAATTGATAAGGAAAAAAATCGTATTGGATACAATACAGATATTTTAGGTTTTGAATTATCCTTTAAAAAGGATATAAATAAATTATCATATAAAAATCCAAAAGCATTAATTTTAGGAACTGGGGGGGTTTCCAGTTCTATTTCCTTTATTTTAAATAAATTAGGAATATATCATAAATATGTTTCTAGGAAAAAAAATAAAGATTTTTTTGGTTATGAAGAAATTAATCAAGATTTATTAGAAAATTATAAAATTATTATTAATTGTACTCCTTTAGGAACTTATCCAAAAATAAATTTATGTCCTTCTTTACCTTATGAATATATATCTTCTCATCATTATCTCTATGATTTAGTTTATAATCCACCTAAAACTTTATTTTTAAAAAAAGGAGAGGAAAAAGGAGCAATGATTCGAAATGGATTAGAAATGTTTCGTATTCAAGCAGAAGAATCTTGGAAGATATGGAATTCTTGA
- the ribD gene encoding bifunctional diaminohydroxyphosphoribosylaminopyrimidine deaminase/5-amino-6-(5-phosphoribosylamino)uracil reductase RibD, translated as MEYKKIFMYRAIQLAKNGLGMTSPNPMVGCVIERNGLILSEGWHYKVGMFHAEKNAINFVKDVSLLVDSTLYVTLEPCVHFGKTPPCVDLIIKNRIPRVVIGIKDPCDKVNGLGIKKLRECGIEVIENVLKNECRFLNKRFFTFYEKNRPYVILKWAQSYDGFMDDLIKKNSWISGVYSRQLSHKWRSEEDSILVGRKTVINDNPKLDVRKWFGNNPIRIVLDRNLSISDSYFVLDRTKYTIIFTEKKKENRRNTEFVQISFDKRVIKNILNYLHKKKILSLIVEGGKMTLESFIKEKVWDESRIFICNIFLKNGLEAPIISGKILRKKYIEKDKLVIKIPF; from the coding sequence ATGGAATATAAAAAAATCTTTATGTATAGAGCTATTCAATTGGCTAAAAATGGATTAGGGATGACCTCCCCTAATCCTATGGTAGGATGTGTTATAGAAAGAAATGGATTGATCCTTTCAGAAGGATGGCATTATAAAGTAGGTATGTTTCATGCAGAGAAAAATGCTATTAATTTTGTGAAAGATGTATCCTTGTTGGTGGATTCTACACTTTATGTAACATTAGAACCATGTGTTCATTTTGGTAAAACCCCCCCTTGTGTTGATTTAATTATTAAAAATAGGATTCCTAGAGTTGTAATAGGAATAAAAGATCCTTGTGATAAGGTAAATGGATTAGGGATAAAAAAATTAAGGGAATGTGGAATAGAGGTAATAGAAAATGTATTAAAAAATGAATGCCGTTTTTTGAATAAAAGATTTTTTACTTTCTATGAAAAAAATAGACCTTATGTTATATTGAAGTGGGCACAAAGTTATGACGGGTTTATGGATGATTTAATAAAAAAAAATTCATGGATTAGTGGAGTTTATTCTAGACAATTGAGTCATAAATGGAGATCTGAAGAGGATAGTATTTTAGTTGGTAGAAAAACGGTTATCAATGATAATCCAAAATTAGACGTTAGAAAATGGTTTGGAAATAATCCTATTAGAATTGTCCTTGATAGAAATTTAAGTATATCCGATTCTTATTTTGTTTTAGATAGAACGAAATACACAATTATTTTTACAGAGAAAAAAAAAGAAAACCGTAGAAATACAGAATTTGTTCAGATTTCTTTTGATAAAAGAGTAATAAAAAATATCTTAAATTATTTACACAAAAAAAAAATTCTTTCTCTAATTGTGGAGGGAGGTAAAATGACCTTAGAAAGTTTTATAAAAGAAAAAGTTTGGGATGAATCTAGAATTTTTATCTGTAATATTTTTTTGAAAAATGGATTAGAAGCACCTATAATAAGTGGAAAAATTTTAAGAAAAAAGTATATAGAAAAAGATAAATTAGTTATTAAGATTCCATTTTAA
- a CDS encoding 4Fe-4S binding protein, translated as MSIKITEECINCGACELECPNHAIYEGGKKWRISDGTSKEKTKPKNPKKKDIYFIVSEKCTECVGFYEEPQCAIICPVNCCVLDENHLESKDNLLKKKNFLHDGVHRKF; from the coding sequence ATGTCTATAAAAATAACAGAGGAATGTATAAATTGTGGAGCTTGCGAATTGGAATGTCCTAATCATGCAATATATGAAGGAGGGAAAAAATGGAGAATATCAGATGGGACATCTAAAGAAAAAACAAAACCTAAAAATCCTAAAAAAAAGGATATTTATTTTATTGTATCAGAAAAATGTACAGAATGTGTTGGTTTTTATGAAGAACCTCAATGTGCAATTATTTGTCCAGTGAATTGTTGTGTATTGGATGAAAATCATTTAGAATCCAAGGATAATCTTCTTAAGAAGAAGAATTTTTTACATGATGGGGTCCATAGAAAATTCTAA
- the lpdA gene encoding dihydrolipoyl dehydrogenase, which translates to MNNYDIVIIGSGPGGYISAIRSSQLGLRTAIIEKHQKLGGTCLNVGCIPSKSLLYSSKYFLFAKKQHYLHGIFYEKLSLDFEKMMKRKNDIVKKINEGVQYLMKKNKIDLYQGIASFKTNHSLSIIDKKSLKEIKKIQFQYCIIATGSKPTCLPSLNFDIKKRIISSTEALFLNEIPKKLIVIGGGIIGLELGSIYHRLGSQVIIIETMDKIISNMDHSLSKEIQKILEKSSIQIENSLLINNIETLEDTKEVMVHVKNKNNGKKMKYIGDYCLLSIGRDPYTKNLGLENIGIKKDKKGFILVNDFLQSSINNIYAIGDVIGGKMLAHKAEEEGLYASEHIAGQKPNKINYNLVPSVIYTHPEVSSVGKTEKEIKKEGIEYNIGIFPMKVLGIALASGHTSGFVKILSHKKTDEILGVHMIGEHASDMIMEATVAMEFRASSEDIYRICHPHPTFSESIKEAALLSFENNSIHM; encoded by the coding sequence ATGAATAATTACGATATTGTTATTATAGGTTCTGGTCCAGGAGGTTATATTTCTGCTATTCGTTCAAGTCAACTCGGTCTTCGGACAGCTATTATAGAAAAACATCAAAAATTAGGTGGGACCTGTCTAAATGTAGGATGCATTCCTTCCAAATCACTTTTATATTCTTCCAAATATTTTCTTTTTGCGAAAAAACAACACTATCTACATGGAATTTTTTACGAAAAATTATCCTTAGATTTCGAAAAAATGATGAAAAGAAAAAACGATATAGTAAAAAAAATAAATGAAGGGGTTCAATATTTAATGAAAAAAAATAAAATTGATTTATATCAAGGAATAGCATCGTTCAAGACTAATCATAGTTTATCTATCATAGATAAAAAATCTTTAAAAGAAATAAAAAAAATACAATTTCAATATTGTATTATAGCAACAGGATCCAAACCTACCTGTCTTCCTTCATTAAATTTTGATATAAAAAAAAGAATTATTTCCTCTACAGAAGCCCTTTTTCTAAATGAAATACCAAAAAAATTAATAGTAATAGGAGGAGGAATTATTGGATTAGAATTAGGTTCTATTTATCATAGATTAGGAAGTCAGGTGATTATTATTGAAACTATGGATAAAATTATATCAAATATGGATCATTCCTTAAGTAAGGAAATTCAAAAAATTTTGGAAAAATCTTCTATTCAAATAGAAAATTCCTTATTAATAAATAATATAGAAACATTAGAAGATACTAAAGAAGTAATGGTTCATGTTAAAAATAAAAATAATGGAAAAAAAATGAAATACATAGGGGATTATTGTCTCCTATCAATAGGAAGAGATCCCTATACTAAAAATCTTGGATTGGAAAATATAGGTATAAAAAAAGATAAAAAAGGATTTATCCTGGTTAATGATTTTTTACAAAGTTCTATAAATAATATCTATGCTATAGGAGATGTAATAGGAGGAAAAATGTTAGCACATAAGGCAGAAGAAGAAGGATTATACGCTTCAGAACACATAGCTGGACAAAAACCAAATAAAATAAACTATAACTTGGTCCCTTCCGTAATCTATACTCATCCTGAAGTTTCCAGCGTTGGAAAAACAGAAAAAGAAATAAAAAAAGAAGGAATAGAATATAATATAGGAATTTTTCCAATGAAAGTATTAGGAATAGCACTTGCAAGTGGCCATACATCAGGTTTTGTAAAAATTTTATCCCATAAAAAAACGGATGAAATACTAGGAGTTCATATGATAGGGGAACATGCCTCAGATATGATTATGGAAGCCACTGTAGCAATGGAATTCCGTGCTTCTTCAGAGGATATTTATAGAATATGTCATCCTCATCCAACTTTTAGCGAATCTATCAAAGAAGCGGCATTATTGAGTTTTGAAAATAATTCAATACATATGTAA
- a CDS encoding deoxyhypusine synthase family protein gives MKESITSFIEKYFLHFNALSLSEAAKAYKYHIKNNGKMMITLAGAMSTAELGKILAEMIRKDKVHIISCTGANLEEDIMNLIAHTHYKKIFNYRDLTPDEEKSFLKKGFNRVTDTCIPEEQAFKQLQKPIFRIWKRAQEKAERYFPHEYIYQLLLENILEPYYNINSKDSWVLAAAKKNLPIVVPGWEDSTIGNLFSSYCIKKLFSPFIVKNGIEYMIYLAKWYQKESIKNKIGFFQIGGGISGDFPICVVPMLSQDIGLKNTPFWAYFCQISDSTTSYGSYSGAIPNEKISWGKLEKNTPKFIIESDATIVAPLIFAYILNM, from the coding sequence ATGAAAGAGTCTATCACTTCATTTATCGAAAAATATTTTCTTCATTTTAACGCTCTATCTTTATCAGAAGCAGCTAAAGCCTATAAATATCATATTAAAAATAATGGAAAAATGATGATAACATTAGCGGGAGCTATGAGTACTGCAGAATTAGGAAAAATTCTAGCTGAAATGATACGAAAAGATAAAGTTCATATTATTTCTTGTACTGGGGCTAATTTAGAAGAAGATATAATGAATTTAATAGCTCATACACATTATAAAAAAATTTTTAATTATAGGGATTTAACTCCTGATGAAGAAAAATCTTTTTTAAAAAAAGGTTTTAACCGTGTTACGGACACTTGTATTCCAGAAGAACAAGCTTTTAAACAATTACAAAAACCTATTTTCAGGATTTGGAAAAGAGCTCAAGAAAAGGCCGAAAGATATTTCCCCCATGAATATATTTATCAATTATTACTGGAAAATATTTTAGAACCCTATTACAATATTAATTCAAAAGATAGTTGGGTCTTAGCTGCAGCAAAAAAAAATTTACCTATAGTAGTTCCAGGTTGGGAAGATAGTACAATAGGAAATCTTTTTTCTTCATATTGTATAAAAAAATTATTTTCTCCATTTATCGTAAAAAATGGAATCGAATATATGATTTATTTAGCAAAATGGTATCAAAAAGAATCTATAAAAAATAAAATAGGATTCTTCCAAATAGGCGGAGGAATATCTGGGGATTTTCCTATTTGTGTTGTTCCTATGCTATCACAAGATATAGGATTAAAAAATACACCTTTTTGGGCTTATTTTTGTCAAATTTCTGATTCTACTACTAGTTATGGATCCTATTCAGGAGCTATTCCTAACGAAAAAATAAGTTGGGGAAAATTAGAAAAAAATACTCCTAAATTTATTATTGAATCAGACGCAACTATTGTTGCTCCATTAATTTTTGCATATATATTAAATATGTAA
- the rny gene encoding ribonuclease Y — protein MKINVGFSVLMGFMIGIITCYFFGKKTILKKYIQLLEKANIKAKKIIKNAEKEGDSIKKNKIFQAREKFIELKSKYEKDIHFREKKIINIENQTKEKENRLSKEIEIYFKRNNRLEEKMLDYEKKFQIIQKKQEEFNNIHMKQVELLEEISEYSSEEAKNELIEILKEEAKVKAQSHIQNIIEESQLTAKMQARKIIIQAIQRIGTEQAVENSVSIFNIESDDVKGRIIGREGRNIRSLEKETGVEIIVDDTPEAILLSCFNPIRREVARLALHKLVIDGRIHPARIEEIVSKTEKQIEEEIIEIGKKNIIDLGIHSIHPELIRMIGRMKYRSSYGQNLLQHSREVSHLSGILASELGLNSKLAKRAGLLHDIGKVPEKESELSHAILGMQWAEKYGENVEICNAIGSHHDEIEMKTLISPIVQVSDSISGARPGVRKNSFESYSKRLKNLENIAFSFYGVNKAFAVQAGRELRVLVESEKIDDKKAFQLSCDITEKIKKEMTYPGQIKVTVIRETRAVQIAR, from the coding sequence ATGAAAATAAATGTTGGATTTTCGGTCCTAATGGGGTTCATGATTGGAATTATTACATGTTATTTTTTTGGAAAAAAAACAATATTAAAAAAATATATTCAATTATTAGAAAAAGCTAATATTAAAGCAAAAAAGATTATAAAAAATGCAGAAAAAGAAGGAGATTCTATAAAAAAAAATAAAATTTTTCAAGCAAGAGAAAAATTTATAGAACTTAAATCTAAATATGAAAAAGACATTCATTTTAGAGAAAAAAAAATAATTAATATAGAAAATCAAACAAAAGAAAAAGAAAATAGACTTTCAAAAGAAATTGAAATTTATTTTAAAAGAAATAATCGCCTAGAAGAAAAAATGCTTGATTATGAAAAAAAATTTCAAATTATTCAAAAAAAACAGGAAGAATTTAACAATATTCATATGAAACAAGTAGAATTACTTGAGGAAATATCCGAATATTCTTCTGAAGAAGCTAAAAATGAATTAATTGAAATACTCAAAGAAGAAGCAAAAGTAAAAGCACAATCACATATACAAAACATTATAGAAGAATCACAATTAACTGCTAAAATGCAAGCAAGAAAAATTATAATTCAAGCTATCCAAAGAATTGGGACGGAACAAGCAGTTGAAAATTCTGTATCTATTTTTAACATAGAATCAGATGATGTAAAAGGACGTATTATTGGACGAGAAGGAAGAAACATAAGATCTTTGGAAAAAGAAACAGGTGTAGAAATTATTGTAGATGATACTCCAGAAGCAATTCTTTTATCTTGTTTTAATCCTATACGAAGAGAAGTAGCTAGATTAGCTCTTCATAAATTGGTAATAGATGGTCGTATACATCCTGCAAGAATTGAAGAAATTGTATCAAAAACCGAAAAACAAATTGAAGAAGAAATCATAGAAATAGGAAAAAAAAATATAATTGATTTAGGGATTCATTCTATACATCCAGAATTAATTAGAATGATAGGACGAATGAAATACCGTTCTTCTTATGGACAAAATCTTTTACAACATTCTCGAGAAGTTTCTCATTTATCCGGAATATTAGCTTCTGAATTAGGATTAAATTCAAAATTGGCAAAACGTGCAGGATTATTACACGATATTGGAAAAGTTCCTGAAAAAGAATCTGAACTTTCTCATGCTATTTTAGGAATGCAATGGGCTGAAAAATATGGAGAAAATGTGGAAATTTGTAACGCTATAGGATCTCATCATGATGAAATAGAAATGAAAACTCTCATTTCTCCCATTGTACAGGTATCGGATTCTATTAGTGGAGCACGTCCTGGAGTAAGAAAAAATTCTTTTGAATCTTATTCAAAAAGATTAAAAAACTTGGAAAATATAGCTTTCAGTTTTTATGGAGTTAATAAGGCTTTTGCTGTACAAGCAGGTAGAGAACTACGTGTTTTAGTAGAAAGCGAAAAAATAGATGATAAAAAAGCTTTTCAATTATCTTGTGATATAACAGAAAAAATAAAAAAAGAAATGACTTATCCTGGTCAAATAAAAGTAACAGTAATTAGAGAAACCAGAGCTGTACAAATAGCCAGATAA